A window of the Gossypium arboreum isolate Shixiya-1 chromosome 2, ASM2569848v2, whole genome shotgun sequence genome harbors these coding sequences:
- the LOC108464351 gene encoding 5-formyltetrahydrofolate cyclo-ligase-like protein COG0212, with amino-acid sequence MHAPELLHYYPKFHSMDSYMIRLSSPFTYNHKCYLFANQKLSRHFTSFNFRLQSRKNSNSDAKEFDESAFEAERLRLDAKARESMAQISKTMTETTAEAEADPKAWKWVIRKRIWDLMEAQNIAQNPRPVHHRIPNFVGASSAAKKLSELEAFVMANCVKVNPDSPQKQVRFLTLSDGKKLLTPQPRLRTGFFSILESSMLTPSTINEACTSVGVAKYGRPIGLDEKIKVDVIVIGSVAVDPTTGARLGKGEGFAELEYGMLRYMGAIDDSTLVVTSVHDCQIVDDIPVEKLLVHDVPVDIICTPTQVIFTNRTIPKPQGIYWDKLSPEKLGQIRILRELKSRIEQETGQKLPCGPSEKLPPNAQRRRRRS; translated from the exons ATGCATGCACCTGAATTGCTTCATTATTACCCGAAATTCCATTCCATGGACTCGTATATGATCCGATTATCAAGTCCATTTACCTACAATCACAAATGCTACCTTTTTGCCAATCAAAAACTTAGCCGTCATTTCACGTCATTCAATTTCAGGCTCCAAAGCAGGAAAAATTCTAATTCTGATGCTAAGGAGTTCGACGAATCAGCATTTGAAGCTGAGAGGTTGAGACTGGACGCAAAGGCTCGAGAATCAATGGCCCAGATTTCCAAAACAATGACGGAAACGACTGCAGAAGCCGAAGCTGATCCCAAAGCTTGGAAATGGGTCATTCGTAAAAGGATTTGGGATTTAATGGAGGCGCAGAATATTGCACAGAACCCAAGACCCGTTCATCATCGGATCCCAAACTTCGTCGGCGCCTCATCTGCTGCCAAAAAA TTGAGTGAGCTGGAAGCATTTGTGATGGCTAACTGTGTGAAGGTAAACCCGGATTCGCCACAAAAGCAAGTCAGGTTTCTCACTCTTTCTG atggCAAGAAGTTGCTTACTCCGCAACCTCGCTTGAGAACCGGTTTCTTTTCAATACTTGAGTCCTCTATGTTGACTCCTAGTACCATCAACGAGGCATGCACTTCTGTAGGGGTTGCAAAGTATGGAAGGCCAATTGGATTGGATGAAAAGATCAAGGTTGATGTAATTGTCATTGGTTCAGTTGCTGTAGATCCAACGACTGGGGCTCGACTCGGCAAGGGAGAG GGATTTGCTGAACTCGAATATGGCATGCTGCGGTATATGGGTGCCATTGATGATTCAACTCTGGTGGTTACCTCAG TGCATGACTGTCAGATCGTAGATGATATTCCAGTTGAGAAACTGTTGGTCCATGATGTCCCTGTTGACATCATTTGTACTCCTACTCAAGTTATTTTCACCAACAGAACAATCCCAAAGCCTCAAG GCATTTACTGGGATAAATTGTCTCCGGAAAAGCTGGGGCAAATTCGGATACTAAGAGAGCTCAAAAGCAGAATCGAACAGGAGACTGGGCAGAAGCTCCCCTGTGGTCCATCTGAGAAATTACCCCCGAATGCTCAAAGAAGGCGCCGGCGTTCTTAA